In one Candidatus Hydrogenedentota bacterium genomic region, the following are encoded:
- a CDS encoding shikimate kinase gives MQQPNAIIIGFRGTGKSSVSDLIAMCTNRTAFHMDEEIVKRAGSPIPEIVRNYGWETFWDLESLVATEASMLQNAVIDTGGGVIRRHENMEQLKATGRVFWLTAEIETIKERLKDQTDRPSLTGKKSFLDEVEEILQGRIPLYRQYADYQVRTDDRSVSEIANEVVHLLCGE, from the coding sequence ATGCAGCAACCTAACGCCATCATCATAGGATTCCGAGGCACCGGCAAATCCAGTGTCTCAGACCTGATTGCCATGTGTACCAACCGCACCGCTTTTCATATGGACGAAGAGATTGTGAAGCGGGCCGGTTCGCCCATCCCTGAAATCGTACGCAATTACGGCTGGGAGACCTTTTGGGATCTCGAATCGCTCGTGGCGACGGAAGCCAGCATGCTCCAAAATGCCGTCATCGACACGGGGGGCGGCGTAATCCGCCGCCACGAAAATATGGAACAGCTCAAGGCTACGGGCCGCGTCTTCTGGCTCACCGCCGAAATCGAGACCATCAAGGAACGCCTGAAAGACCAAACCGACCGGCCATCGCTCACGGGCAAGAAGTCGTTTCTGGATGAAGTCGAAGAAATCCTCCAGGGCCGCATCCCGTTGTACCGGCAATACGCCGACTACCAAGTCAGGACAGACGACCGATCCGTAAGCGAAATCGCGAACGAGGTGGTTCACCTCCTCTGCGGAGAGTGA
- the ilvD gene encoding dihydroxy-acid dehydratase yields MRSDTVKVGLERAPHRSLLWATGQIKSPEDFKKPFIGICNSFIEIIPGHVHLDELGRMAKEAVREAGGIPFEFNTIGVDDGIAMGHSGMKYSLPSRELIADCVETVVNAHQFDGLICIPNCDKIVPGMIMGAMRCNIPTIFVSGGPMEAGKTKDGKTVDLISVFEGVGAYQKGEINDDQLQDLERNACPTCGSCSGMFTANSMNCLCEALGIALPGNGTLLATQGTRRELVKEAAKQVLKLIEAGLKPRDIVNLKSIDNALALDMAMGGSTNTVLHTLAIAREAGVEYPLERLNEVSARVPNICKVSPSSSWHIQDVEAAGGISAILAELSKKPGALHLDCPTVTLKTLGENIEGAKITNPEVIRPLENAYNKSGGLAILFGNLAPAGAVVKEAGVDPAILRHTGEAIVYECEEAAMKGILLGEVKEGHVVVIRYEGPKGGPGMREMLSPTSAVMGKGLGKSVSLITDGRFSGGTRGACIGHVSPEAADGGPIGLIRSGDIIEIDIPARKLNVKLSDAELEARRKEAGPAPDRKLSGWLKRYQRMVTSANTGAVLE; encoded by the coding sequence ATGAGAAGCGATACAGTAAAAGTAGGTCTTGAGCGGGCGCCGCACCGTTCGTTGTTGTGGGCAACGGGGCAAATCAAGTCGCCGGAAGATTTCAAGAAGCCGTTTATCGGCATCTGCAATAGTTTCATCGAGATCATTCCCGGGCACGTGCACCTGGACGAGCTTGGCCGCATGGCGAAAGAAGCCGTGCGCGAGGCGGGCGGCATTCCCTTTGAATTCAACACCATTGGCGTGGATGACGGTATTGCGATGGGGCATTCCGGCATGAAATACAGCCTGCCGTCGCGGGAACTCATCGCGGATTGCGTAGAGACGGTGGTCAACGCGCATCAGTTCGATGGGCTTATCTGTATTCCGAATTGCGACAAGATCGTCCCGGGCATGATCATGGGTGCGATGCGCTGCAACATCCCGACTATCTTCGTTTCGGGCGGGCCGATGGAAGCGGGCAAGACGAAGGACGGCAAGACGGTCGATCTGATCAGCGTGTTCGAGGGCGTGGGCGCCTATCAGAAGGGCGAAATCAACGACGACCAGTTGCAGGACCTTGAGCGCAATGCGTGTCCGACCTGCGGATCATGTTCGGGGATGTTCACCGCGAACTCGATGAATTGCCTGTGTGAGGCGCTCGGCATTGCGCTCCCCGGCAACGGTACGCTTCTCGCCACGCAGGGCACGCGGCGCGAACTCGTGAAAGAGGCCGCGAAGCAAGTGTTGAAGCTTATTGAAGCGGGCCTGAAGCCGCGCGACATCGTGAATTTGAAATCCATTGACAACGCGCTGGCGCTCGACATGGCCATGGGCGGTTCGACAAACACCGTGCTGCACACGCTTGCCATCGCGCGCGAGGCAGGCGTCGAATATCCGCTGGAACGCCTCAACGAAGTGTCCGCGCGCGTACCGAACATCTGCAAAGTGTCGCCCTCCAGTTCGTGGCACATTCAAGATGTGGAAGCCGCGGGCGGCATCAGCGCGATCCTCGCGGAACTCTCGAAGAAGCCCGGCGCGCTGCATCTCGATTGCCCGACCGTGACGCTCAAGACGCTCGGCGAAAACATCGAGGGCGCGAAGATTACGAACCCTGAAGTGATTCGCCCGCTTGAGAACGCGTACAACAAGAGCGGCGGTCTCGCCATTTTGTTCGGCAACCTCGCACCCGCGGGCGCTGTCGTGAAGGAGGCGGGTGTGGACCCGGCCATCCTGCGCCACACCGGCGAAGCGATCGTGTACGAATGCGAAGAGGCCGCGATGAAGGGCATCCTCTTGGGCGAAGTGAAGGAAGGTCACGTAGTAGTCATCCGTTATGAAGGACCCAAGGGTGGTCCCGGTATGCGTGAGATGCTCTCCCCCACGTCTGCCGTCATGGGCAAAGGTCTTGGCAAGTCGGTCAGCCTCATCACCGACGGCCGGTTCTCCGGCGGCACGCGCGGCGCGTGCATCGGCCACGTCAGCCCCGAAGCAGCCGACGGCGGGCCCATCGGCCTGATCCGCAGCGGCGACATCATCGAGATCGACATCCCCGCGCGGAAACTGAACGTCAAACTCTCCGACGCCGAACTCGAAGCGCGCCGTAAAGAGGCCGGGCCCGCACCCGACCGCAAACTCTCGGGCTGGCTCAAGCGCTACCAGCGCATGGTCACCAGCGCCAACACGGGAGCCGTGTTGGAGTAA
- the aroA gene encoding 3-phosphoshikimate 1-carboxyvinyltransferase, with product MNLTCERSQLRGSVVIPGSKSHTIRAVAIASLAEGDSRIERPLESEDARASIVAYRALGATIETDPDEWRVHGFGGAPKAPDNVIDVANSGTTMRIAMGSCSLLREGAAVLTGDGQIRRRPCGPVAKSLTDLGAKAWSTRGTGCPPMVVEGRIRGGETTLEAVSSQYLTSLLMAAPLADGDTTINVSLLNEGPYVEMTLDWLRRQGIVVEQEGTTPGKDLRYHVRGGQRYQPVNRPIPADWSTATFFIAAGALGNNAVRVQGLDLNDTQGDRAVLDYVRRLGARVVIDADGILVEGGDLIGCEFDLNATPDALPMMAVLGCFARGETRLVNVPQARLKETDRIAVMRQELQRLGANIEELPDGLIIKQSALQGGHVDGHADHRVVMSLAIAGTQLDAETTIHGAEAMAVTYPGFVDALTGLGGSARTVQSG from the coding sequence ATAAACCTAACCTGCGAACGCTCGCAGTTGCGTGGCAGTGTCGTCATTCCCGGCTCCAAATCACACACCATTCGCGCCGTCGCGATTGCATCATTGGCCGAAGGTGACAGCCGGATTGAGCGCCCACTCGAGTCGGAGGATGCCCGCGCTTCCATCGTGGCCTATCGCGCCCTTGGCGCAACGATTGAGACTGACCCCGACGAGTGGCGTGTTCACGGTTTTGGCGGCGCGCCCAAGGCGCCCGACAACGTCATCGACGTCGCCAACAGCGGCACCACGATGCGCATCGCCATGGGCTCTTGCTCCTTGCTTCGCGAAGGGGCCGCCGTCTTGACCGGCGACGGCCAGATTCGCCGGAGGCCTTGTGGACCCGTCGCGAAATCGCTTACAGACCTTGGCGCAAAGGCATGGTCCACGCGCGGAACCGGCTGTCCGCCCATGGTGGTAGAGGGCCGTATTCGCGGCGGCGAGACGACCTTGGAAGCCGTATCGAGTCAGTATCTCACCAGCCTTCTGATGGCGGCGCCTCTTGCCGACGGCGATACGACCATTAACGTGTCGCTTCTGAACGAAGGGCCTTACGTCGAGATGACACTCGACTGGCTTCGAAGACAAGGCATTGTGGTCGAGCAAGAAGGCACGACGCCGGGAAAGGACCTGCGTTACCACGTCCGTGGCGGTCAACGGTATCAGCCTGTCAATCGGCCCATCCCGGCGGACTGGTCCACGGCGACGTTCTTTATTGCGGCGGGCGCGCTTGGCAACAACGCCGTCCGCGTGCAGGGACTGGACCTGAACGATACGCAGGGCGACCGCGCCGTACTCGATTATGTCCGGCGGCTCGGCGCGCGCGTGGTCATCGACGCAGACGGAATTCTGGTTGAAGGCGGCGACCTCATCGGTTGCGAGTTCGACCTTAATGCGACGCCCGACGCCTTGCCCATGATGGCCGTATTGGGGTGTTTTGCGCGGGGCGAAACAAGGCTCGTCAACGTGCCGCAGGCGCGTCTGAAGGAAACGGATCGCATCGCGGTGATGCGTCAGGAACTACAACGATTGGGCGCAAACATCGAAGAGTTGCCCGACGGTCTCATCATCAAGCAGAGCGCATTGCAGGGCGGCCACGTGGACGGTCACGCCGATCATCGCGTCGTGATGTCGCTGGCCATCGCGGGAACGCAGTTGGATGCCGAAACCACCATCCACGGCGCGGAAGCGATGGCTGTGACTTACCCGGGGTTTGTCGACGCGTTAACCGGATTAGGCGGAAGTGCACGGACGGTACAGTCCGGTTGA
- a CDS encoding chorismate synthase: protein MLGCSYGTLFQTAVAGGSYQEGLTAHIQGVPPGLRITEEEIYRELLTRKPGQGELTSPRREPDVPVIYSGVNAADTMPGFETGGYTNGTPLVVLIPNLDRHFEHIEQYQVTNRTPRPGHASYASYQKYGQWDDAIGAGFFSGRYTSTIVAAGAIAKRILKDQGIDVFGYVKEAAGIRAPEVSHEVAKAKVAAFKEVRRLNDPIYKWIFTDQRFKEDMRFLEKMAVLAQLERELIRIRADAAPVDEAAMRSQYGVHPFLNCPDLDAADAMYDKIVAIRNEGDSSAGVVEIVATGVPAGLGEPVFNKLDGELGRMMSIGTIKAVEIGAGYAVKDLRGSEVNDQLRAEGGKAKFLSNSAGGITGGLTTGQPIVARLIVKPTPTIAKPQHTIDKVSMENAELAAVTRRDPTIVARVWPVAEAFTAMVLLDQLMMHYGYRALWAKS, encoded by the coding sequence ATGCTTGGGTGCAGCTACGGAACCTTGTTTCAGACGGCAGTGGCGGGGGGCTCCTATCAGGAAGGATTGACAGCCCACATTCAGGGCGTCCCACCCGGACTTCGCATCACGGAAGAAGAAATCTACCGCGAACTGCTCACGCGCAAACCCGGGCAGGGGGAACTGACCTCGCCGCGCCGCGAGCCCGACGTTCCGGTCATCTACAGCGGTGTAAACGCCGCCGATACCATGCCCGGATTCGAAACGGGCGGCTACACCAACGGTACGCCCCTCGTTGTGCTCATTCCGAACCTTGACCGCCATTTCGAGCACATCGAGCAATACCAGGTCACGAATCGCACGCCGCGTCCGGGCCACGCTTCCTACGCCTCGTATCAAAAGTACGGCCAGTGGGACGACGCCATCGGCGCGGGATTCTTTAGCGGCCGCTATACCTCGACTATCGTCGCGGCGGGTGCCATCGCCAAGAGAATACTCAAGGATCAGGGAATCGACGTGTTTGGATACGTCAAGGAAGCGGCAGGCATTCGCGCGCCCGAAGTCTCGCACGAAGTCGCCAAGGCGAAGGTCGCCGCTTTCAAGGAAGTCCGCCGCCTGAACGACCCCATCTACAAATGGATCTTCACCGACCAGCGGTTCAAGGAAGACATGCGCTTCCTTGAAAAGATGGCCGTGTTGGCGCAGCTTGAGCGAGAGCTCATCCGCATTCGCGCCGACGCCGCGCCCGTCGACGAAGCCGCCATGCGTTCCCAATACGGCGTGCATCCCTTCTTGAACTGCCCTGACCTGGACGCCGCCGACGCCATGTACGACAAGATTGTCGCCATCCGCAACGAGGGCGATTCGAGCGCGGGCGTGGTGGAAATCGTCGCGACGGGAGTCCCCGCGGGATTGGGCGAACCTGTCTTCAACAAATTGGACGGTGAGCTTGGCCGCATGATGAGCATCGGCACGATCAAAGCCGTCGAAATCGGAGCAGGGTACGCGGTGAAGGATCTGCGCGGTTCGGAAGTGAACGACCAGCTACGCGCGGAAGGCGGTAAGGCAAAGTTCCTCTCCAACAGCGCGGGCGGAATTACCGGCGGTCTTACAACCGGCCAGCCTATCGTCGCGCGGCTCATCGTCAAGCCGACGCCAACGATTGCCAAACCCCAGCACACGATCGACAAAGTTTCGATGGAGAACGCGGAACTGGCCGCAGTCACGCGCCGCGATCCGACCATCGTCGCCCGCGTGTGGCCAGTGGCGGAAGCGTTCACGGCAATGGTGTTGCTTGACCAACTCATGATGCATTACGGTTACCGGGCATTGTGGGCAAAAAGCTAA
- a CDS encoding DUF1003 domain-containing protein, whose product MNDILKHAASRLLNVGLEELSSLERNVVSRLVERKPISRNTTAEFGEQLTLGQRIADQVAAIGGSWSFIIGFAVVMTSWIALNSFILVKSGEDFDPYPYILLNLVLSMLAAIQAPLIMMSQNRHAAKDRMDAMHDYEVNLKAELEILELHRKIDEMREQQWKELLALQQEQIRLLTEIVQSRQA is encoded by the coding sequence ATGAATGACATTCTAAAGCACGCTGCGAGCCGATTGTTGAATGTCGGCCTCGAAGAGTTGTCGTCCCTTGAGCGAAACGTCGTCAGCAGGCTCGTGGAAAGAAAACCCATCAGCCGCAATACGACTGCGGAATTTGGAGAACAGTTGACGCTGGGCCAGCGCATCGCCGATCAGGTAGCCGCAATTGGGGGTTCCTGGTCCTTTATCATTGGCTTTGCCGTAGTAATGACGTCCTGGATTGCTTTGAACTCGTTCATCCTGGTCAAGAGCGGCGAAGACTTCGATCCCTACCCGTATATTCTCCTTAATCTTGTGCTTTCGATGCTGGCTGCTATCCAAGCTCCTTTGATCATGATGTCGCAGAACCGGCATGCGGCCAAGGACCGGATGGACGCTATGCATGACTACGAGGTGAATCTCAAGGCGGAACTTGAGATCCTTGAGCTGCATCGAAAGATCGATGAGATGCGCGAACAACAGTGGAAAGAGCTTTTGGCCCTCCAACAGGAACAAATCCGGCTTCTGACTGAAATCGTCCAATCAAGGCAAGCATGA
- a CDS encoding helix-turn-helix domain-containing protein: MQKLLKRSRDQALEGVIAFLWGQWPAVGVAGHTHRGKGGYVDPEALFAFTCAFGRYDARLFDEVLDWLSIHVRFVNVQRMKNILVDANPAVRSAMSASARALLRAVPNAKWKLLTREPESHVTEQPFFLLPDGRPMPLRGKCDPDFLAHGLRRHPVQLRRMSSLFSPDTAGSLLLKLRALLGVNARSEIVLYLLLNQHGNSREIARRTHYFQKTIHDTLVDLECSGYVESSKVGRERRFYLSSQELKNVIMPLPNSIRWVDWPALLFLIESYWRELDELTQSDVGEETIRSELYFMAKRLAESSTLRDSAPPIRPPKPNKTSEEYLQPFLELVDSLG; this comes from the coding sequence ATGCAAAAGCTGCTGAAGCGCTCTAGAGATCAGGCACTCGAAGGTGTAATTGCTTTCCTCTGGGGACAATGGCCGGCGGTTGGCGTTGCTGGCCACACACACCGGGGCAAAGGTGGTTACGTGGATCCCGAAGCGCTATTTGCCTTCACGTGCGCTTTCGGACGCTACGATGCGCGTTTGTTCGATGAAGTGTTGGATTGGCTGTCTATTCATGTCCGATTCGTGAACGTGCAGCGCATGAAAAACATCCTCGTAGACGCCAATCCTGCGGTCCGTAGTGCAATGAGTGCTTCTGCGCGCGCCTTACTTCGTGCGGTTCCGAATGCGAAGTGGAAGCTGCTGACTCGAGAGCCGGAGAGCCATGTAACAGAGCAACCCTTCTTTCTCTTGCCAGACGGACGGCCAATGCCATTGCGCGGCAAGTGCGATCCGGATTTCCTCGCGCACGGTCTTCGGCGACATCCAGTGCAATTGCGACGTATGAGTAGCCTATTTTCGCCGGATACCGCAGGGTCACTCTTGTTGAAGCTGCGCGCACTTCTGGGCGTGAATGCGCGCTCCGAAATTGTCTTGTACCTCCTTCTAAATCAACATGGAAACTCACGCGAAATCGCTCGACGAACGCACTATTTTCAAAAGACTATTCACGACACACTTGTTGACCTCGAATGCTCTGGCTACGTCGAGTCGTCAAAAGTAGGCCGTGAACGGCGGTTCTATCTTTCGTCGCAGGAATTGAAGAACGTGATTATGCCCCTCCCCAACTCAATCCGATGGGTGGACTGGCCAGCGCTGCTCTTTTTGATTGAATCGTACTGGCGCGAGCTTGATGAGCTGACCCAAAGTGACGTCGGCGAAGAGACGATACGATCGGAGCTCTACTTCATGGCCAAACGTCTTGCCGAATCGAGCACTCTACGCGATAGCGCTCCACCCATCAGGCCCCCCAAACCCAACAAGACCTCGGAAGAGTACCTGCAACCATTCCTGGAACTGGTTGATTCTCTGGGATAG
- a CDS encoding metallophosphoesterase, with product MHSLDRRQFLVRAAGIGAGVLLGDLKTASAAEVPAGQEPFCFCAIADPHCGEPPSKGLEKYGTGLDKFFAAIDAIKQLPEQGKPDFILLLGDIHVDAFGPRLPEVGIPIHATPGNHESDPMKRKALRALFPDDFNVNGQESDYYSFVHKGVRFISMCDAGMGGEHVGQLCSENIRPSGQCEWLEQELSMPETQKILFAHIPPEPEGKDRNMYLSRNDSRWFNALVTEKKPTTMFFGHLHQATAEYVVGSTRAFNVRSACWNSGKAPIGFMHVRISADGIQTREIDTGKYE from the coding sequence ATGCATAGTCTGGACAGGCGGCAGTTCTTGGTTCGAGCGGCGGGAATTGGAGCAGGTGTGCTTCTGGGCGACCTGAAAACCGCGTCTGCAGCCGAAGTTCCCGCGGGACAGGAGCCCTTCTGCTTCTGCGCAATTGCCGACCCCCATTGTGGCGAACCGCCCTCAAAAGGACTGGAGAAGTATGGAACGGGTCTGGACAAGTTCTTCGCCGCCATCGACGCCATAAAGCAATTGCCAGAGCAAGGCAAGCCGGATTTCATCCTGCTGCTGGGCGATATCCACGTCGACGCGTTTGGTCCTCGTTTGCCCGAAGTGGGTATACCTATTCATGCGACTCCCGGCAATCATGAGTCAGACCCGATGAAGCGAAAGGCGCTTCGGGCGTTGTTTCCGGATGATTTCAATGTGAACGGGCAAGAATCCGATTACTACAGTTTCGTTCACAAGGGTGTACGATTCATCAGCATGTGCGACGCGGGCATGGGCGGCGAACACGTCGGTCAACTCTGTTCCGAGAACATCAGACCTTCAGGCCAATGCGAATGGCTCGAACAAGAACTCTCTATGCCGGAAACACAGAAGATTCTCTTCGCACACATTCCTCCAGAGCCCGAGGGAAAAGACCGCAACATGTATCTCAGCCGCAACGATTCGCGTTGGTTCAATGCGCTCGTGACCGAGAAGAAGCCGACGACCATGTTCTTCGGCCACCTCCATCAAGCCACCGCCGAATACGTCGTCGGTTCCACCCGCGCATTTAACGTGCGGTCCGCCTGCTGGAATTCCGGGAAAGCTCCTATTGGCTTCATGCACGTTCGAATAAGCGCGGACGGAATTCAAACCCGCGAAATCGACACAGGGAAGTACGAGTAG
- a CDS encoding DegT/DnrJ/EryC1/StrS family aminotransferase, with the protein MAEKYTQSKSTRRGFMKTAGALGASLYLASASKTKSVASAQAKVETLALNGGPKAVDITPANTSKWPLYGDAEIHDVSELLKNPDYSPVAAFEDAWKAHFGCAYVKAHCNGTSALTSMWFALDLPPGSEVLVADYSTWFPVVPMRFFDLVPVFVDVDPKTLNIDVEDCKRKLTARTRAIMPVHWYGMPCDMVAIDAFAKEHGLEVVEDASHAHGAKVGDTLIGNWGRIAGFSLQMSKPLPSIEGGIAIYKNQTDYERATAYGNYDLPKSFPEGSAYRKYQGTAFGSKLRMHPVSAILAKHQLEKLDKMNSEGIAQIRKLNDRITQLPGLIEQQAKPEMKRVYYSKNTMFIDEKAAGMSRATAVKALQAEGVEVAEVSWTLLHTYPVFNESQWWRHMPVLPAEGSVPGCDEANKSAIHLPYWTSDQPELVEKYVKAFEKVWAHRDELGKA; encoded by the coding sequence ATGGCAGAGAAGTACACTCAATCAAAGAGCACACGCCGTGGATTCATGAAGACGGCGGGCGCTTTGGGCGCCAGCCTCTATCTCGCAAGCGCCTCCAAGACCAAGTCGGTCGCCAGCGCTCAGGCGAAGGTGGAGACTCTCGCGCTGAATGGCGGTCCCAAGGCGGTGGACATCACTCCGGCAAACACCAGCAAGTGGCCACTGTACGGAGACGCCGAGATTCATGATGTCAGCGAGCTCTTGAAGAATCCCGACTATTCGCCGGTTGCCGCGTTTGAGGACGCGTGGAAGGCTCATTTCGGCTGCGCCTACGTCAAGGCCCACTGCAACGGCACCAGCGCTCTCACGTCGATGTGGTTTGCGCTCGACTTGCCTCCGGGCAGCGAAGTCTTGGTCGCGGACTACAGCACGTGGTTCCCGGTCGTGCCGATGCGGTTCTTCGATTTGGTGCCGGTTTTCGTGGATGTCGATCCCAAGACCTTGAACATCGACGTGGAAGACTGCAAACGCAAATTGACCGCGCGGACGCGCGCTATCATGCCGGTCCATTGGTATGGCATGCCCTGCGACATGGTGGCGATCGACGCATTCGCGAAAGAACACGGTCTCGAAGTCGTTGAAGACGCCAGCCACGCACATGGCGCGAAGGTCGGCGATACGCTTATCGGCAATTGGGGCCGCATCGCCGGATTCAGCCTTCAAATGAGCAAACCGCTGCCGAGTATCGAAGGCGGAATAGCCATCTATAAGAACCAGACGGATTACGAGCGGGCCACCGCGTACGGTAACTATGACCTTCCGAAGTCTTTCCCGGAAGGAAGCGCGTATCGCAAGTATCAGGGCACGGCATTCGGCAGCAAGCTGCGGATGCATCCGGTTTCCGCGATTCTGGCCAAGCACCAGCTTGAGAAACTGGACAAGATGAATAGCGAAGGCATCGCCCAGATCCGCAAACTCAACGACCGGATTACCCAGCTTCCGGGGCTTATCGAGCAGCAGGCGAAGCCGGAAATGAAGCGCGTGTACTATTCGAAGAACACCATGTTCATCGATGAGAAGGCCGCGGGCATGTCGCGCGCGACGGCTGTCAAGGCGCTGCAAGCGGAAGGCGTCGAAGTCGCAGAAGTCTCGTGGACGTTGCTTCACACCTATCCGGTGTTCAATGAATCTCAATGGTGGAGACACATGCCCGTGCTCCCCGCGGAAGGATCCGTGCCGGGCTGCGACGAGGCCAACAAGTCCGCGATCCATCTGCCTTACTGGACCTCCGATCAACCTGAACTGGTCGAGAAGTACGTGAAGGCCTTCGAAAAGGTCTGGGCGCATCGCGACGAGTTGGGCAAAGCGTAG